One segment of Polaribacter huanghezhanensis DNA contains the following:
- a CDS encoding single-stranded DNA-binding protein, whose amino-acid sequence MSTLRNKVQLIGNLGNNPEIITLESGKKLAKMSIATNETYKNAQGEKVTDTQWHNVVAWNKTAEIIEKYLQKGSEVAIEGKLTSRSYEDKDGTKKHITEIVCNEMLMLGSKQ is encoded by the coding sequence ATGAGTACGTTAAGAAACAAAGTACAGTTGATTGGAAACTTAGGAAACAATCCAGAAATTATCACTTTAGAAAGTGGTAAAAAATTAGCAAAAATGTCTATTGCTACAAATGAAACTTACAAAAACGCACAAGGCGAAAAAGTAACAGACACACAATGGCATAATGTTGTTGCGTGGAACAAAACAGCCGAAATCATTGAAAAATATTTACAAAAAGGAAGTGAAGTTGCTATTGAAGGGAAATTAACATCTAGAAGTTACGAAGACAAAGATGGAACGAAAAAACACATCACAGAAATTGTTTGTAACGAAATGTTAATGTTGGGAAGCAAGCAGTAA
- a CDS encoding NADP-dependent glyceraldehyde-3-phosphate dehydrogenase, translated as MKNIFTNSTIPKKHSIQKPYNQNTYLVNGKLKAWKGATTSVYSPIYQENKAGELEPTLLGIIPDLGEKEALESLESACDAYDKGRGEWPTMKVEERIVCIENFAKMMLETRDEVVNWLMWEIGKPYEESCNEFDRTVEYIKDTITTLREMDQKHSEIKNHSGILAQVRRAPLGVVLCLSPYNYPLNETFCLLIPALIMGNTTIYKPTKHGILLLSPLLKAFQTCFPKGVVNIIYGSGRTLATPILKSGKVDVLALIGNSKSANILQEYHPKKNRLRLVLGLEAKNAGIILPDCDLDLAIKECILGSLAFNGQRCTALKILFVHEDIVAEFNQKFVEEVQKLKGGLPWEENVNITPLPEPNKPAYIQELIEDAELKGAKILNKDGGETTLSFVNPAVLYPVNETMKVYHEEQFGPVVPILSFKNIQEPLDYISNSNYGQQVSLFSNNPTTLAPLIDSLVNQVCRVNINTKCQRGPDVLPFVGRKDSAVSTLSVYDALRTFSIRTLVAFRDTVTNDKILSDLLKSKKSNFISH; from the coding sequence TTGAAAAATATTTTTACAAATAGTACAATCCCAAAGAAACACAGCATTCAAAAGCCATACAATCAAAACACTTATTTGGTAAATGGCAAATTAAAAGCATGGAAAGGAGCAACAACATCGGTTTATTCTCCAATTTATCAAGAAAATAAAGCAGGAGAATTAGAACCAACTTTATTAGGGATAATCCCTGATTTAGGAGAAAAAGAAGCATTAGAATCTTTAGAATCAGCTTGTGATGCGTATGATAAAGGAAGAGGAGAATGGCCAACAATGAAAGTTGAAGAACGCATCGTTTGTATTGAAAACTTTGCCAAAATGATGCTGGAAACCAGAGATGAAGTTGTGAACTGGTTGATGTGGGAAATTGGAAAACCTTACGAAGAATCGTGTAACGAGTTTGATAGAACTGTAGAATATATTAAAGATACCATTACTACTTTAAGAGAAATGGATCAAAAGCATTCTGAAATTAAAAACCACAGCGGAATTTTAGCGCAAGTTCGCCGAGCTCCTTTAGGAGTTGTGTTATGTTTAAGTCCATATAATTATCCGTTAAACGAAACTTTTTGTTTGTTGATTCCGGCGTTAATTATGGGAAACACCACCATTTATAAACCAACAAAACACGGAATTTTATTATTATCACCATTATTAAAAGCGTTTCAAACTTGTTTTCCAAAAGGGGTTGTAAACATCATTTACGGAAGTGGAAGAACTTTGGCAACTCCGATTTTAAAATCAGGAAAAGTAGATGTGTTGGCGTTGATTGGAAATAGTAAATCGGCAAATATTTTACAAGAATACCATCCAAAGAAAAACAGATTGCGTTTGGTGTTGGGATTAGAAGCTAAAAATGCAGGAATTATTTTACCAGATTGCGATTTAGATTTGGCAATAAAAGAATGTATTTTAGGTTCGTTGGCTTTTAACGGACAGCGTTGTACCGCTTTAAAAATATTGTTTGTGCATGAGGATATTGTTGCAGAATTCAATCAAAAATTTGTAGAAGAAGTACAAAAATTAAAAGGAGGTTTGCCTTGGGAAGAAAATGTAAATATTACGCCTTTACCAGAACCAAACAAACCAGCTTACATACAAGAATTAATTGAAGATGCAGAATTAAAAGGAGCAAAAATACTGAATAAAGATGGCGGAGAAACCACCTTAAGTTTTGTGAATCCTGCTGTTTTATATCCCGTAAATGAAACGATGAAAGTGTATCACGAAGAACAATTTGGACCAGTAGTTCCGATACTTTCTTTTAAAAATATTCAAGAGCCTTTAGATTATATTTCAAATTCTAATTACGGACAACAAGTAAGTTTGTTTAGTAACAATCCAACTACTTTAGCGCCATTAATCGATTCGTTGGTTAACCAGGTTTGTAGAGTAAATATCAATACAAAATGCCAGCGTGGTCCGGATGTGTTGCCTTTTGTAGGAAGAAAAGATTCTGCGGTAAGCACTTTAAGTGTGTACGATGCATTGCGAACTTTTTCTATCAGAACTTTAGTTGCTTTTAGGGATACGGTAACCAATGATAAAATTTTGTCTGATTTATTAAAGAGTAAAAAATCTAATTTTATAAGCCATTAA
- a CDS encoding M20 family metallo-hydrolase, with the protein MQAHKKITKEAIELLKNLIETPSFSSEEEQTAAYIEQWFQTHDIAFQRTKNNVWAVNKYFDNNKPTLLLNSHHDTVKPNNGYTKNPFTAIVEDGKLYGLGSNDAGGCLVSLMATFTHFYQQKNLKYNLVLVASAEEETSGENGLHSMLSVIPKIDVAIVGEPTLMNLAIAEKGLVVFDAMVKGTPSHAAHPNANNAIYNCIEVLQWFQEYQFKKTSKTLGDVKMTVTQINAGKQHNAVPSEVKLVVDVRVNDKYSNQEIVAILQEESPCDSITPRGIKLNSSSIPLEHELVQAGISLGRETYGSPTLSDQSVLSCPSLKLGPGDSTRSHSADEFIYIKEIEEGIKIYIQLLEKIVSHETLGQRNYN; encoded by the coding sequence ATGCAAGCACACAAAAAAATAACAAAAGAAGCTATTGAGTTGTTAAAAAACTTAATTGAAACACCTTCTTTTTCATCCGAAGAAGAACAAACAGCAGCTTATATTGAGCAATGGTTTCAAACGCACGACATTGCTTTTCAAAGGACGAAAAACAACGTTTGGGCAGTCAATAAGTATTTTGACAACAACAAACCAACCTTGTTGTTAAATTCTCATCACGATACAGTAAAACCAAATAATGGCTATACTAAAAACCCGTTTACAGCGATTGTAGAAGACGGAAAGTTATACGGTTTAGGAAGTAACGATGCAGGCGGGTGTTTGGTTTCATTAATGGCAACATTTACACATTTTTACCAGCAAAAAAATTTGAAATACAATTTGGTACTAGTTGCTTCGGCAGAAGAAGAAACGAGCGGAGAAAATGGTTTACACAGCATGTTGTCGGTCATTCCTAAAATTGATGTAGCAATTGTTGGCGAACCCACATTAATGAATTTAGCAATTGCAGAAAAAGGATTGGTTGTTTTTGATGCTATGGTAAAAGGAACTCCTAGTCATGCAGCACATCCAAATGCAAACAATGCGATTTATAACTGTATTGAAGTGTTGCAATGGTTTCAAGAATATCAGTTTAAAAAAACTTCGAAAACTTTAGGAGATGTAAAGATGACGGTAACACAAATCAATGCTGGAAAACAGCACAATGCCGTTCCTTCTGAAGTAAAATTAGTGGTTGATGTTCGTGTAAATGATAAGTATTCTAATCAAGAAATTGTAGCTATTTTACAAGAAGAATCGCCGTGTGATAGCATTACTCCAAGAGGGATTAAGCTAAATTCATCATCAATTCCTCTAGAACACGAATTGGTACAAGCAGGAATTTCTTTAGGAAGAGAAACTTACGGCTCTCCAACTTTATCAGATCAATCAGTCTTAAGCTGTCCGTCTTTAAAATTAGGGCCTGGAGATAGTACGCGATCTCATTCTGCAGATGAATTTATTTACATCAAAGAAATTGAAGAAGGCATTAAAATTTATATTCAACTTTTAGAAAAAATAGTATCACATGAAACTTTGGGACAAAGGAATTACAATTGA
- a CDS encoding GNAT family N-acetyltransferase: protein MKVVIANQQHSKYAEIICQTIDEAAQVRGTGIAKRKPEYIITKIENGNAVIALDGEMFAGFCYIEAWSHGKFVANSGLIVHPDYRGIGLAKKIKATIFEHSRAKFPMAKVFSITTGLAVMKLNSELGYKPVTFSELTEDQSFWNGCQTCKNYDVLQRTEQKMCLCTGMLYDPTSKDTNNKIKVKEKVFQRLKRIKENMYLKKERK, encoded by the coding sequence ATGAAAGTTGTTATTGCCAATCAACAGCATAGTAAATATGCAGAAATTATTTGTCAGACTATTGACGAAGCAGCTCAGGTTCGTGGTACTGGAATTGCGAAGCGAAAGCCAGAATATATCATTACTAAAATAGAAAATGGCAACGCTGTAATAGCGTTAGATGGCGAAATGTTTGCTGGTTTTTGTTATATAGAAGCGTGGAGTCATGGAAAATTTGTTGCCAATTCAGGATTAATTGTACACCCTGATTACAGAGGAATTGGTCTTGCAAAAAAAATAAAAGCAACAATTTTTGAACATTCACGAGCTAAGTTTCCGATGGCAAAAGTGTTCTCAATTACTACAGGTTTGGCTGTGATGAAACTGAATAGCGAATTAGGATATAAGCCTGTAACATTTTCAGAACTCACAGAAGATCAATCTTTTTGGAACGGTTGTCAAACGTGTAAAAATTATGATGTTTTACAACGGACAGAGCAAAAAATGTGTTTGTGCACAGGTATGTTGTACGATCCAACATCAAAAGATACAAACAATAAAATCAAGGTAAAAGAAAAAGTTTTTCAAAGATTAAAAAGGATCAAGGAAAACATGTATCTAAAAAAAGAAAGAAAGTAA
- a CDS encoding aspartate aminotransferase family protein, which produces MSLFNVYPLFDITPVSAKDVFVYDENGTEYLDLYGGHAVISIGHSHPTYVKNMCEQVGKLGFYSNSIQNPLQVKLAAELIEQSQCKEYQLFLCNSGAEANENALKLASFHTNKKKVIAFSNSFHGRTSATVAATDNAKIVAPINAQHDVDFFELGDLESVEKALQKSTVCAVIIECIQGVGGLDESTTEFYKGLEMLCKKHHTLFIVDEVQSGFGRTGDFFAFQKHGITPDIISMAKGMGNGFPIGGILIHPNIEASFGLLGTTFGGNHLACAASISVLEVIKKEDLLQNVKDISDYFIEKSKSIPQIKKVKGRGLMLGLEFGFPIAELRKNLIFKHHIFTGSSKNPNLLRILPPLTIKKEHLNVLFDALKKELSI; this is translated from the coding sequence ATGAGTTTATTTAACGTATACCCGCTATTTGATATTACGCCCGTAAGCGCAAAAGATGTTTTTGTGTATGATGAAAATGGAACAGAATATTTAGATTTATATGGCGGCCATGCTGTAATTTCTATCGGACATTCACACCCGACATATGTAAAAAACATGTGTGAGCAAGTTGGTAAGTTGGGGTTTTATAGCAATTCAATTCAAAATCCGTTGCAAGTAAAATTGGCAGCAGAATTAATTGAACAATCTCAGTGTAAAGAGTATCAACTGTTTTTGTGTAATTCTGGAGCAGAAGCCAATGAGAATGCATTAAAATTAGCCTCATTTCATACCAATAAAAAGAAAGTCATTGCTTTTTCAAACTCTTTTCATGGAAGAACATCTGCAACGGTTGCAGCAACAGATAATGCAAAAATTGTTGCGCCAATAAACGCACAACATGATGTTGATTTTTTTGAATTGGGCGATTTGGAATCCGTAGAAAAAGCATTGCAAAAAAGCACTGTTTGTGCTGTGATTATTGAGTGTATTCAAGGGGTTGGAGGATTGGATGAAAGCACAACCGAATTTTATAAAGGGTTAGAAATGCTATGTAAAAAACACCATACATTATTTATTGTAGACGAAGTACAATCAGGTTTTGGGAGAACTGGAGATTTCTTTGCTTTTCAAAAACATGGAATCACTCCAGATATTATTTCTATGGCAAAAGGAATGGGAAATGGATTTCCGATTGGCGGAATTTTAATTCACCCAAATATTGAAGCTTCATTTGGTTTATTAGGTACAACGTTTGGTGGAAATCATTTGGCTTGTGCAGCTTCAATATCCGTTTTAGAAGTTATTAAAAAGGAGGATTTACTACAAAATGTAAAAGATATTTCTGATTATTTTATAGAGAAATCAAAATCAATTCCGCAGATAAAAAAAGTAAAGGGAAGAGGTTTAATGTTAGGGTTGGAGTTTGGTTTTCCGATAGCAGAACTAAGAAAAAACTTAATTTTTAAACATCACATTTTTACAGGAAGCTCAAAAAACCCTAATTTATTGAGAATTCTTCCTCCATTAACGATTAAAAAAGAACATCTAAATGTGTTGTTTGACGCATTAAAAAAAGAATTATCAATATGA
- a CDS encoding acetylornithine carbamoyltransferase, translated as MKKYIDISDIENVSKTIEAAIALKKDPFQFEKLGKNKTLVMLFFNSSLRTRLSTEKAAKNLGMDVVILNVNDAWNLEFEDGTIMNLDTSEHVKEAAQVISQYADIIALRAFSTLKDKQKDASELVLNSFVKYASVPIVNMESSIAHPLQALTDAMTIEELKTTSKPKVVLSWAPHPKALPHAVANSFVKMMQQIDVDFSITHPKGYELDSEITKNILINHNQEEALKKADFVYVKNWSNYLDYGKVVSQDSEWMLTKEKLSTAKFMHCLPVRRNVVVEDAVLDSEQSVVIHQANNRTFAAQIVLKKILENL; from the coding sequence ATGAAAAAATATATAGACATATCAGACATAGAGAATGTTTCTAAAACAATAGAAGCAGCAATAGCATTAAAAAAAGATCCATTTCAATTTGAGAAATTAGGAAAAAACAAAACCTTAGTGATGTTGTTTTTTAATTCGAGTTTAAGAACACGATTGAGCACAGAAAAAGCAGCAAAAAACTTAGGAATGGATGTTGTAATTTTAAATGTAAACGATGCGTGGAATTTAGAATTTGAAGACGGAACAATCATGAATTTGGACACTTCAGAGCATGTAAAAGAAGCAGCGCAGGTAATCTCTCAATATGCTGATATAATTGCGTTAAGAGCATTTTCTACATTAAAAGATAAACAAAAAGATGCTTCAGAACTTGTATTGAATAGCTTTGTGAAATACGCTTCAGTACCCATTGTAAATATGGAAAGTTCAATAGCACATCCGTTACAAGCATTGACCGATGCAATGACTATTGAAGAGTTAAAAACAACGTCAAAACCAAAAGTGGTGTTGTCTTGGGCGCCACATCCTAAAGCATTACCACATGCAGTGGCAAATTCTTTTGTAAAAATGATGCAACAAATTGATGTAGATTTCTCAATTACGCATCCAAAAGGATATGAATTGGATTCAGAAATCACTAAAAATATTCTAATAAATCACAATCAGGAAGAGGCTTTAAAAAAGGCAGATTTTGTGTATGTGAAAAACTGGAGTAACTATTTGGATTACGGAAAAGTGGTTTCGCAAGATTCTGAATGGATGCTGACAAAAGAGAAATTAAGTACGGCAAAATTTATGCATTGTTTGCCGGTTAGAAGAAATGTTGTAGTAGAAGATGCAGTTTTAGACAGCGAACAATCTGTAGTGATTCATCAAGCAAATAACAGAACTTTTGCAGCACAAATCGTGCTAAAAAAAATCTTAGAAAACCTGTAA
- the argC gene encoding N-acetyl-gamma-glutamyl-phosphate reductase yields the protein MIQVGIIGGAGYTAGELIRLLLHHNKAVINFVYSTSNAGNNISHIHQDLVGATALKFTGEINSKIDVLFLCLGHGNSKTFLEENTFSESTKIIDLGNDFRLEKDQVFQGKQFVYGLAELQKAKIQSANYVANPGCFATAIQLALLPLANANLLHENVHVNAVTGATGAGTSLSATTHFTWRDNNFSHYKPFTHQHLGEINESVKMLQNNFDSEIILIPNRGDFSRGIFATAYTNFEGTLEAAKEMYKTFFKEAKFTFISENELHLKQVVNTNKCFIHLHKHGNKLLITSIIDNLLKGASGQAIQNMNLMFGFEETEGLNLKANFF from the coding sequence ATGATACAAGTAGGAATTATTGGAGGCGCTGGTTATACGGCAGGAGAGTTGATAAGATTGTTGTTGCATCACAATAAAGCAGTTATCAATTTTGTGTACAGTACATCAAACGCAGGAAATAACATCAGTCATATTCATCAGGATTTAGTGGGGGCTACTGCTTTAAAATTCACGGGTGAAATCAATTCAAAAATAGATGTGCTTTTTTTATGTTTAGGGCATGGAAATTCAAAAACCTTTTTGGAAGAAAATACGTTTTCTGAAAGTACAAAAATTATTGATTTAGGAAATGATTTTAGATTAGAGAAAGATCAGGTTTTTCAAGGGAAGCAGTTTGTATATGGTTTGGCAGAATTACAAAAAGCGAAAATTCAATCGGCAAATTATGTTGCCAATCCAGGATGTTTTGCAACAGCAATTCAGTTAGCGCTATTGCCTTTGGCAAATGCTAATTTGTTACATGAAAATGTACATGTTAATGCTGTAACCGGTGCAACTGGCGCAGGAACTTCTTTATCTGCAACCACACATTTTACATGGAGAGATAATAATTTTTCACACTACAAACCATTTACGCATCAGCACCTAGGAGAAATTAATGAATCTGTAAAAATGTTACAAAACAATTTCGATTCAGAAATTATTCTGATACCTAACAGAGGAGATTTTTCTAGAGGAATTTTTGCGACAGCTTACACCAATTTTGAAGGGACTTTAGAAGCGGCAAAAGAGATGTATAAAACGTTTTTTAAAGAGGCGAAATTCACTTTTATTTCTGAAAATGAATTACACCTAAAACAAGTGGTAAACACCAATAAGTGCTTTATTCATTTGCATAAACATGGTAATAAGTTATTAATAACAAGCATTATTGATAACTTATTAAAGGGGGCTTCTGGACAAGCTATTCAAAACATGAATTTAATGTTTGGATTTGAAGAAACGGAAGGATTGAACTTAAAAGCTAACTTTTTTTAA
- the argB gene encoding acetylglutamate kinase yields the protein MEAIKVIKIGGNSIDDSAALQEFLINFSQIKGPKILVHGGGKLATKLAKQLNVTTEMVVGRRITNAENLDIITMVYAGKINKNIVVALQKNKCNAIGFTGADGNTITSVKRPIKEIDYGFVGDVTQVNIELLEMLLENNITPVFCAITHDKKGQLLNTNADTIAAELAIAFAQKHQTELYYCFDKNGVLLDINDENSVVENINSNTYKELLDAQLIFDGMLPKLNNCFHALNNQVFKIHVGTSEMLFNPNVKYTTIQP from the coding sequence ATGGAAGCTATAAAAGTGATCAAAATTGGAGGAAATAGTATTGACGATAGTGCTGCTTTACAGGAATTTCTAATTAATTTCTCTCAAATAAAAGGACCGAAAATATTGGTGCATGGTGGAGGGAAATTAGCGACAAAATTAGCAAAACAACTAAATGTCACTACAGAAATGGTTGTTGGAAGAAGAATAACGAATGCTGAAAATTTAGACATTATTACGATGGTGTATGCGGGGAAAATCAATAAAAACATTGTAGTAGCATTACAAAAAAATAAGTGTAATGCTATTGGGTTTACAGGAGCAGATGGCAATACAATTACTTCTGTAAAAAGACCTATAAAAGAAATAGATTATGGTTTTGTAGGCGATGTAACACAAGTAAATATAGAACTGTTAGAAATGTTGTTAGAAAACAATATTACGCCAGTTTTTTGTGCAATTACGCATGATAAGAAAGGGCAGTTGCTAAACACCAATGCAGATACAATAGCTGCAGAATTAGCGATTGCTTTTGCACAAAAACATCAAACAGAACTGTATTATTGTTTTGATAAAAACGGAGTTCTTTTAGATATAAATGACGAAAACTCGGTTGTAGAAAACATCAATTCAAATACGTATAAAGAATTGTTAGATGCTCAATTAATCTTTGACGGAATGCTTCCGAAATTAAACAATTGTTTTCATGCACTCAATAATCAAGTTTTTAAAATACATGTCGGAACTTCTGAAATGTTATTCAACCCAAATGTAAAATACACAACAATTCAACCCTAA
- a CDS encoding argininosuccinate synthase produces MKKLVIAYSGGLDTSYCAVSLSKAGYEVHAVSVNTGGFSTKEIQVIESNAYKMGVSTYKNINAIHTFYTTVVKYLIFGNVLKNNTYPLSVSAERIVQAIEIVKYAKSIGAKYIAHGSTGAGNDQVRFDMIFQILAPEIEIITPIRDQKLSRQEEIEYLKENGVDMFWEKAKYSINKGLWGTSVGGEETLTSVKPLPENAYPSQVEKTGEEKVKLTFVTGELLAINDEKINQVEAIETLNNMASAFGIGRDIHVGDTIVGIKGRVGFEAAAALIIIKAHHLLEKHTLTKWQLQHKEYLSSFYGMHLHEGQYLDPVMRNIEAFLESSQTHVSGDVFVTLKPYHFTLDGISSKHDLMNAKFGSYGEENKGWTADEAKGFIKILGNQNKIFQQINS; encoded by the coding sequence ATGAAAAAATTAGTAATCGCTTATAGTGGCGGATTAGACACCTCTTATTGTGCAGTAAGTTTATCAAAAGCAGGGTATGAAGTACATGCCGTAAGTGTAAATACGGGGGGATTTTCTACAAAAGAAATTCAGGTTATAGAAAGCAATGCATATAAAATGGGTGTTTCAACGTATAAAAACATCAATGCAATACATACTTTTTACACAACAGTAGTAAAGTATTTAATTTTTGGAAATGTGTTGAAAAACAACACGTATCCACTTTCTGTAAGTGCAGAAAGAATTGTGCAAGCAATAGAAATTGTAAAGTATGCTAAAAGTATTGGGGCAAAATATATCGCCCACGGAAGTACTGGTGCAGGAAATGATCAAGTGCGTTTTGATATGATTTTTCAAATATTAGCTCCAGAAATCGAAATTATTACACCAATAAGAGATCAAAAGCTTTCTAGACAAGAAGAAATTGAATATTTGAAAGAAAACGGAGTTGATATGTTTTGGGAAAAGGCAAAATACTCTATTAATAAAGGATTGTGGGGGACAAGTGTTGGAGGTGAAGAAACTTTAACCTCAGTAAAACCATTGCCAGAAAACGCGTATCCATCACAAGTAGAAAAAACAGGAGAAGAAAAAGTAAAACTCACTTTTGTAACAGGAGAATTACTGGCTATAAATGATGAAAAAATAAATCAAGTTGAAGCCATTGAAACCTTAAATAACATGGCTTCTGCATTCGGAATTGGAAGGGATATTCATGTGGGAGATACCATTGTTGGTATAAAAGGGAGAGTTGGTTTTGAAGCAGCTGCAGCATTAATTATTATCAAGGCACATCATTTATTAGAAAAACATACACTTACAAAATGGCAATTACAACACAAAGAATATTTGTCTAGTTTTTACGGAATGCATTTGCATGAGGGTCAGTATTTAGATCCTGTAATGAGAAACATTGAAGCGTTTCTTGAAAGTAGTCAAACACACGTTTCTGGAGATGTTTTTGTGACATTAAAACCCTATCATTTTACGTTGGATGGAATTTCTTCTAAACACGATTTAATGAATGCAAAATTTGGTAGTTATGGAGAAGAGAATAAAGGTTGGACGGCTGATGAGGCTAAAGGGTTTATTAAAATTCTAGGAAATCAAAACAAAATATTTCAACAAATAAATTCTTAA